In one window of Kitasatospora sp. MMS16-BH015 DNA:
- a CDS encoding electron transfer flavoprotein subunit alpha/FixB family protein, whose product MGEILVLVDHADGVVRKPALELLTLARRIGEPSAVVLGAGSAAADIAAKAGEYGAAKVYVADAAEFADQLVVAKVDALAQIAKAAEAGAVLLTSSGEGKEIAARVALRLGSGIITDAVDLEAVDGAPVATQSVFAASFQVKSKVSHGTPVITVKPNSTSPEAAPAAGAVENVTVEFTGKAAKVVARTPRVSSGRPELTEAAIVVSGGRGVGAAEGFGVVEELADSLGAAVGASRAAVDAGWYPHTNQVGQTGKQVSPQLYVAAGISGAIQHRAGMQTSKTIVAVNKDPEAPIFELVDYGVVGDLFAVLPQLTAEVKSRKG is encoded by the coding sequence ATGGGTGAGATTCTCGTCCTCGTCGACCACGCCGACGGCGTGGTCCGCAAGCCGGCCCTGGAGCTGCTGACCCTGGCCCGCCGCATCGGCGAGCCGTCGGCCGTCGTCCTGGGCGCCGGTTCGGCCGCCGCCGACATCGCCGCCAAGGCCGGTGAGTACGGCGCCGCCAAGGTGTACGTCGCCGACGCCGCCGAGTTCGCCGACCAGCTGGTCGTCGCCAAGGTCGACGCCCTGGCCCAGATCGCCAAGGCCGCCGAGGCCGGTGCCGTGCTCCTCACCTCCTCGGGTGAGGGCAAGGAGATCGCGGCCCGCGTGGCGCTGCGCCTGGGCTCCGGCATCATCACCGACGCCGTGGACCTGGAGGCCGTGGACGGCGCCCCGGTCGCCACCCAGTCGGTCTTCGCCGCCTCCTTCCAGGTGAAGTCCAAGGTCTCGCACGGCACCCCGGTCATCACCGTGAAGCCGAACTCGACCAGCCCCGAGGCCGCCCCGGCCGCCGGCGCCGTCGAGAACGTGACCGTCGAGTTCACCGGCAAGGCCGCCAAGGTCGTCGCCCGCACCCCGCGCGTCTCCTCGGGCCGCCCGGAGCTGACCGAGGCCGCGATCGTGGTCTCCGGTGGCCGCGGTGTCGGTGCCGCCGAGGGCTTCGGCGTGGTCGAGGAGCTGGCCGACTCGCTCGGCGCGGCCGTCGGTGCCTCGCGTGCCGCCGTCGACGCCGGCTGGTACCCGCACACCAACCAGGTCGGCCAGACCGGCAAGCAGGTCTCGCCGCAGCTGTACGTCGCGGCGGGCATCTCCGGTGCGATCCAGCACCGGGCCGGCATGCAGACCTCGAAGACCATCGTGGCCGTCAACAAGGACCCCGAGGCCCCGATCTTCGAGCTGGTCGACTACGGCGTGGTCGGCGACCTCTTCGCCGTCCTCCCGCAGCTGACCGCCGAGGTCAAGTCCCGCAAGGGCTGA
- a CDS encoding electron transfer flavoprotein subunit beta/FixA family protein has product MSLRIVVCVKYVPDATGDRRFADDTTTDREGVDGLLSELDEYGVEQALRIAEAHGDAEVTVLTVGPDDAKDALRKALSMGADKAVHVNDDDIHGTDVIGTSAIVAAALEKTGYDLVVCGMASTDGTMGVLPALLAERLGVPQATLLSEVALEGTTVKGRRDGDAATEQVEAELPAVISVTDQSGEARYPSFKGIMAAKKKPVQEYDLDDLGIEADEVGLAGAWTAVEAIAARPARTAGTIVKDEGEGGKQLATFLAEQKFI; this is encoded by the coding sequence GTGAGCTTGAGGATCGTTGTCTGTGTGAAGTACGTGCCCGACGCGACCGGTGACCGTCGCTTCGCGGACGACACCACCACCGACCGGGAGGGCGTCGACGGCCTCCTTTCGGAGCTGGACGAGTACGGCGTGGAGCAGGCGCTCCGCATCGCCGAGGCCCACGGCGACGCCGAGGTGACCGTCCTGACCGTCGGCCCGGACGACGCCAAGGACGCGCTCCGCAAGGCGCTGTCGATGGGTGCCGACAAGGCCGTCCACGTGAACGACGACGACATCCACGGCACGGACGTGATCGGCACCTCCGCGATCGTCGCCGCGGCGCTGGAGAAGACCGGCTACGACCTGGTCGTCTGCGGCATGGCCTCCACCGACGGCACCATGGGTGTCCTGCCGGCCCTGCTGGCCGAGCGCCTGGGCGTCCCGCAGGCCACCCTGCTCTCCGAGGTCGCCCTCGAGGGCACCACGGTCAAGGGCCGCCGTGACGGCGACGCCGCCACCGAGCAGGTCGAGGCCGAGCTCCCCGCGGTGATCTCCGTCACCGACCAGTCGGGCGAGGCGCGCTACCCGTCCTTCAAGGGCATCATGGCCGCCAAGAAGAAGCCGGTCCAGGAGTACGACCTGGACGACCTGGGCATCGAGGCGGACGAGGTCGGCCTGGCCGGTGCGTGGACCGCCGTCGAGGCGATCGCCGCCCGCCCGGCCCGCACCGCCGGCACGATCGTCAAGGACGAGGGCGAGGGCGGCAAGCAGCTCGCCACCTTCCTCGCCGAGCAGAAGTTCATCTGA